The following proteins are co-located in the Meleagris gallopavo isolate NT-WF06-2002-E0010 breed Aviagen turkey brand Nicholas breeding stock chromosome 13, Turkey_5.1, whole genome shotgun sequence genome:
- the LOC104913014 gene encoding LOW QUALITY PROTEIN: adenylate cyclase type 7-like (The sequence of the model RefSeq protein was modified relative to this genomic sequence to represent the inferred CDS: inserted 1 base in 1 codon; deleted 1 base in 1 codon): protein MSFELKVLLLSIAVTVYLIIFNTLPYRNTSVSVNVTRLFIEEPRIMINIYLVLFYITLILLAKQIDYYCRLDCLWKNKFXKEHEQFETMENVNRLLLENVLPAHVAAYFIGEKRNEDWYHQSYDCVCVMFASVPDFKVFYTECDVNKEGLECLRLLNEIIADFDELLLKPKFSGVEKIKTIGSTYMAAAGLSVTPGQENNQDKERQHAHIGIMVEYGIALMSKLDGINRHSFNNFRLRIGINHGPVIAGVIGARKPQYDIWGNTVNVASRMESTGELGKIQVTEETSRILQDLGYSCECRGLINVKGKGELRTYFVCTETAKFQGIGLN from the exons ATGAGCTTCGAACTCAAAGTTCTCCTGCTGTCCATTGCTGTAACTGTATACCTCATCATTTTTAATACCCTTCCATATAGAAACACGAGTGTCTCTGTCAACGTTACCAG GCTTTTCATTGAAGAGCCAAGAATAATGATTAATATATATCTGGTTCTGTTTTACATAACCCTAATATTACTTGCAAAGCAG ATTGACTATTACTGTCGACTGGATTGTCTGTGGAAGAATAAGT AAAAAGAACATGAGCAGTTTGAAACAATGGAGAACGTCAACAGGCTTTTACTGGAA AATGTACTTCCAGCACACGTCGCTGCCTATTTCATTGGTGAAAAGCGAAATGAG GACTGGTACCATCAATCTTATGACTGTGTCTGTGTCATGTTTGCATCAGTGCCAGATTTTAAGGTGTTTTATACCGAGTGCGATGTCAATAAAGAAGGTCTGGAATGCTTGCGACTGCTGAATGAAATCATTGCTGATTTTGATGAG CTCTTGTTAAAACCTAAATTCAGTGgtgttgaaaaaataaaaacaattggAAGCACTTATATGGCAGCAGCTGGCCTCAGTGTCACACCAGGCCAAGAGAACAACCAG GATAAGGAGAGACAACATGCACACATTGGGATTATGGTGGAATATGGAATTGCCTTGATGAGTAAACTGGATGGCATCAACCGACATTCCTTTAACAACTTCCGATTACGTATTG GGATAAATCATGGTCCTGTGATTGCTGGTGTAATTGGTGCCCGGAAGCCTCAATATGATATCTGGGGTAACACCGTTAATGTTGCTAGCAGGATGGAGAGTACAGGGGAGCTTGGAAAAATCCAG GTCACAGAAGAAACGAGTAGAATACTACAGGACCTGGGATATTCCTGTGAATGTAGAGGACTCATTAATGTCAAAGGAAAGGGAGAACTGAGGACTTACTTTGTTTGCACCGAGACAGCCAAATTCCAAGGTATTGGACTGAACTGA